The Thioflexithrix psekupsensis genomic interval CCGCGCCATTGCCCCAGAAAATAACGGCCACGGCCACTGTCAGTCATGATTTTGAATTAGAACCGCTTGATAATCAGCGACTTGCCAACTTGTGTGGACAATTTAACCAACACTTAAAACAAATCGAAACCCGCTTTCGTGTCACTATTCACCACCGCGGCCACCAGTTTCGCGTGATGGGAGAAAACACAGGCGTGCAAGAAGCCAGTCAAGTGATACAAAATTTGTACCATGCCACCTCGCATGAACAACTAGACCCCCAACGAATTCACCTTTTTTCCCAAGCTGCTGATGTAGAAATGATGCAACTCACCTCTGCTTTGCCTGTTGAAGGCGCGGATGTCGTTATTCGCACTCGTCATGGTGTCGTGCGCGGTCGCAGCTTGAACCAACGCTGCTATCTCAATAATATTGCTCGCCATGATATTAATTTTGGCATCGGCCCCGCAGGAACAGGCAAAACGTATTTAGCCGTCGCCAGTGCCGTCGAAGCCTTAGAAGAAGAACGTGTACGCCGTTTAATTTTGGTGCGCCCTGCCGTTGAGGCGGGTGAAAAATTAGGCTTTTTACCGGGCGATTTAGCGCAAAAAGTTGACCCTTATTTACGGCCGCTTTACGATGCGTTATATGAAATGTTGGGTTTTGAGAAAGTCAATAAATTAATTGAACGCAGCGTGATAGAAATTGCGCCATTAGCCTATATGCGGGGTCGAACATTAAACGATTCTTTTATTATTATGGATGAAGCACAAAACACCACGGTAGAACAAATGAAAATGTTTTTAACCCGTATTGGATTTGGTTCTACGGCTGTGATTACGGGAGATGTGACCCAAATCGACTTGCCGCGTAGCACTCCATCAGGGCTTAAACATATTCTGAATATCTTACAAGAAGTACAAGGGATCAGTTTTACCTTTTTCGATTCTAAAGATGTGGTGAGACATCCGCTGGTTGCACGTATTATTGAAGCCTACCAAGCCGCTGAAGACGCGGCCGATCTGTCTTGACACATGATGAGCCGACAAGTCCCCCTTCAACTTGATGTGCAGTACGAAAGTAAAGCCAATGAATTACCAAGTCGTCGCCAATTGCAACAATGGGTGCTGGCTACTTTACATGCGGTAGGACATGTTCAGCCGACAGAATTAAGTCTGCGCATTGTGGATCGCGCTGAAGGCGCACGCCTAAATCAAACGTGGCGACAAAAAACAGGCGCAACCAATGTGTTATCGTTTCCATTTGAAAATCCGCCCGGCCTCAATTTACCACTACTCGGTGATATTGTGATTTGTGCGCCGGTGGTGGCGGAAGAAGCTGAAACACAAAAAAAACCGATCACAGCCCATTGGGCGCATTTAGTGATTCATGGTGTTTTACATTTATTAGGTTTCGATCATACAACTGAAGCCGAAGCCCAAGACATGGAACGCCTAGAGATTGACATTTTAACGACCCTCCACTACCCCAACCCGTACTAATACGACTACAATGAATCCTCCGTCCTCGGCTTTATCTTGGTTTGAACGCATTTTGCAGGTCATTAAGCGCGACCCTTTGGATAGAGAAGGTATCTTAAATTTGTTGCGTGATGCCCAACAACGCGGTTTATTTACGCCTGATACGTTAGGCATGATTGAAGGTGCATTACAAGTATCCGAAATGCACGTCAGAGACATCATGATTCCGCGGGCGCAAATGGTGACTTTAGAACTGTCCGCTCCCACCGATAAACTCATCCAAACCATTGTTGAATCAGGACATTCTCGTTTTCCCGTCATTGGAGACAGTCGAGATGATGTACAAGGTATTTTTTTGGCGAAAGACTTATTGGATTACTATGCCAATGGTACTGTAGAGCATTTTAATATGCGTGAAGCGATGCGCCCCGCGATTTTTATTCCAGAAAGCAAGCGGTTAAATGTGTTACTCCGAGATTTTCGCAGCAGTCGTAATCACATTGCCATTGTGGTAGATGAATACGGTGGCGTGGCAGGATTGGTGACGATTGAAGATGTGATTGAACAAATTGTGGGCGATATTGATGATGAACACGATTTTGACGATCAAATTTTCATTAAACAACGCGGCGATAATTTATATTCGGTGTTGGCTTTAACGCCGATTGAAGAGTTTAATGAATTCTTTAAAACTGATTTTAGTGATGAAGAATTTGACACGGTAGGCGGATTAATTTTACAGGCTTTTGGCCACATGCCAAAACGCGGAGAAAGTTTGCAATTGGCAGGCTTTTATTTTGAAGTGATACGTTCTAATAGCCGCCGCATTCATTTATTGCGGGTTAAGCCTTTACAAGAATAATGAATCAGTAAATGTCCAGATAAAATCCCCATCTAATACCCGATTTAAACGCACGTCGAATAAATGACGATCTGCAATTTTAATAATCGGGGGAAATAAAGACAAGCCCACCTTTTTCGTGTCGGGGCGACAAGTGCTTAAAAAACGGTCATAAAATCCCTGCCCATACCCCACACGAAACCCTTCTTGATCAAAACACAATAACGGCACAATTACCCAATCTATTGCTTGACTATCAGCCACTTTTGCCGCAATAGGTTCAGGAATGCCATATTGATTTTCTACCAATACCGTGTCCGTTTCTAAATAATAATGCGTTAAGGTTTTATGAGTAAAATCGCTGCGCGAAATCATGAGACGAATAGAGGGATAATGCAAACGCAATTGTTCCACTAAATACCACGTATTAATTTCATTTTTTGCCTTAATGGGTAAAAATAAATGCACGGTATCTTCGGCGCGTAAATCGGGTAAATGGACAAATTGAAAAGCGATTTTTTCGCTTTTATGTTGGATTTCCTGTGGTGTTAATGCAGCGCGTAATTGGGAATAATGGCGACGCAGAGAAAATTTATCATTTTCCATTAGAATGATTGGAATGATCGCGGTTATCAGAAGAATAAGACAAGAAAGGAATTTGTAATAAATGATGCAAATAAAGATAATGCGGCTCTCGAAATTCCAGCAAACCAATTTGCATTTTCTCGTGTCCTAAAGCGGGCTGCGCCTGATACGTGCCAAACCAACGATCCCAACACGATAAATTAAAACCAAAATTACTGTCCGTTTCTCGATTAATGACCGAATGATGTACGCGGTGCATGTCGGGCGTAACCACGAATAAACGCATCCATTTATCCCAAGTGGCATTTAAACGAATATTGGCATGATTAAACATGGCCATTAAATTTAAAATCATTTCAAAAATAAACACTGCTAATGCAGGCGCACCTAAAATAAGAATAGCCGCGAATTTAATCCCCATTGATAATAAAATTTCAATCGGATGAAAACGTGCGCCCGTCGTGACATCAATATCCACATCGGCATGGTGCATTCGGTGCAGTCGCCATAATAACGGCACGTGATGAAATAAAACATGCTGCCCATAAATCACCATATCTAACATAATCACGGCAATAATGACCGCGATAATTTCAGGGATAGGGATCATATTAAACAATCCCCAATGCTGTTGTTCTATCCACAACGCAAATCCCACCGCCGCCATGGGGAATAATAAACGCAGTAATAAGGTGTTAAAAATAACTAAGGCAAAATTATTAAACCAACGGGTTAATTTAGAAGCGATTAAAACTCGTTTTGGTGCGATAATTTCCCAGCTTGCCATGAGTAACAATACGCTAAAGAAACCTGATAATCGAATAATCGCTTCATGACGAATAATCCAATCGCTAAATTCCGTCATTTTCAGTTATTTTGATCATAAAAAGGGCAAGTATTAGGGTCTTGACAACTGCCGTAAATATAAAGACAATGATCCTTAATGCGGAAGCCTTTTTTCTTGGCAATGGATTCTTGACGTTGTTCAATCACCTCGTCGGTAAATTCTTCAATATGTCCGCAAACGACGCACACAATATGATCGTGATGTTTACCTTCATTCAGTTCAAAAACGGACAATCCGCCCTCAAAATGATGACGAATGACCAAACCCGCCGTTTCAAACTGCGTCAACACGCGATATACCGTTGCCAAGCCGACATCATCGCCCGAATCCAACAAGGCTTTATAGACATCTTCCGCGCTCAAATGCCGTTGCTGACTGCGCTCTAACAACTCAAGCACCCGCACCCGTGGCAGTGTTGCTTTTAATCCTGCTTTTTTAAGGTCGTGACTTTCCATCAAAATCTCCATAGTCAACCAAATTGTGTATTTTAACGCGCAATCGGCTATGATAGTGAGGTTATTATTATTGGGGTTTAGAAATCATAATGCAAAAATTTTTCACCATCACCGCATTATTAAGTTTGTTATTATCAGGCTGTGCGGTGTACAAAATCGATATTCAACAAGGTAACGTGATCACACAAGCCCAATTGGATCAATTAACCGCTGGAATGCCCGCACAAAGAGTGCGTTTTATTATGGGAACGCCTTTATTAATTGACGTGTTTAATGAAAACCGTTGGGATTATTTATATCGCTTTAAAGCGGGACATAAAAATGATGAACAACATCGCATTAGTTTATTTTTTGATGAAAACCAATTATTGAGTCATATTAGTGGCGATATTGCCGTTGAAATTCGAGATCGCCCCCAACCCAATACTGAACCCAAAGATGATCGCTTACCGATTTTATAATGGGGTGATTATTTTGCCATTTTATTTGCCCAAAGTACCATCGAAATGCGCCAACAAGAACCCTGTGAACGTGTCAGTGAATTAGTGCGTTGTTTTCAACACATTTATCAAACCCGAATGCAAGATATGCCTATGGTGAATCCTGCTTTATCTGTTGATGTGATAGGTTTTCGCACGTGGCAACAACGCTGTGTGGGTATTTTAATTACCCCGTGGTTTATGAATTTAATCGTGTTATTTGAACAGCCTACGGAAAAGGTTTCATTGCCTCATGCGGATGAAAAATATCATTATCAATTTCCATCGGGGCATTATGAATTTTTAGTCTGTCATGAAGAATCGTTGGGATTATATCACAGTTGCTCCTTGTTTTCACCTATGTTTGACTTTAATAGTCAAGAATTGGCACAGCAAACCGCACAACATATTTTAACTTTATTGTGGCAAGCTCCAGAAAAGCAAATTAAACCTAAAGATAATGAGAAAAAAACCTTATCTCGTCGTGAATTATTACGCGGTAAGTTTTCTGCGGGTTCTTCTTAATTTAACCTTTAATTCATAGGCTAATTTCTGATGTCTGAACAAGATTATTCTATTATAGAAAAACAACTGGCTTACGATGGTTATTTTAAAATACTGCGTTATCGCGTGCGTTATCGTTGTTTTGCGGGCGATTGGCACGATAATGTGGTGCGAGAGGTGTTTGAACGCGGTCATGCCGTGGCGGTTTTGCCTTATGATCCGCAGACGGATCAGGTGATTTTAATTGAACAATTTCGCATTGCGCCCGCCGCGGTGAATGAATATCCGTGGTTAATGGAAATTGTCGCAGGAATTATTGAAACAGGCGAGAAAATCGAATCGGTGGCTTATCGAGAAATGCAAGAAGAAATAGGCTGTGAAACTTTGGAATTAATTCCTATGTATCAAGCCTTTGTCAGTCCCGGTGGCACGACAGAAACAGTGGCTTTATTTTGCGGGCGAATTCAAGCGAATTGTTTTAGCCCATTGCACGGCAAAGCTGAGGAACAAGAAGACATTCGCGCCCATTTAATTTCGCGCACCACCGCATTATCTTGGTTAGCAGAAGGCAAAATTCGTTCATTATCGGCCATTACTGCATTACAATGGTTGGCTTTACATTATGCGCAAGTACAAGAACAATGGGGTGATGGGAAATAGGGGGAAAATTAAATACTGAGGTGACGTTTTAGATTTCTCAATATTTCTGCGGCAACATCCGCTTCTTGCATTTGCCATTGTGACTTTTCTGCGACTCCTTTGCGAACAACCAATTGAGTCACATTATGTATAATAATATCAATCAGTTTGGGGCATTGTGCCAATATTTTTTCTAATAATTGATAATTTATTTCTAGTAATAAACAAATCGTTTTGCTGGAGACAGTGGCTTCGTAAACATCATTCATCAACATCGCTGTCCCACCAATCATACTGCCGGGCGAGAGAAGCTGAAGTTGTCGGGATTTTGTACCTATAGTATGACGTGATTCCGCGGTTAATAACCCTTCTAATACCAAAAAAATAACTTCTGCTATTTCACCCCGTTGGGTCACGGTTTGGTTCGCTTCAACCACTTTTAAACGCGCATAAGTGGCTATCCAACGGGCATCTGATTCCTCTACACCATGAAATAATTCGGTCATGGTAATCAGTATTGTTAAATGAGCAATATCAGGTAATGCGTGTTGTGCGGGTCTTACGCCTGCAAAACTTAAATGTTTAAGCACATGCTGTTGAATCATATTTCGAGTGCGCGCCCGCTTTTCAAAAGGCGTATGTACATAAATATTGTATTTGACTGAACGTGGAACATGAATAATTTCAGTGACGGAAATAATGGGTTCTATCACTGGAGTATCCGGAAAAACGACACTCAAGGCTTCAATGGATGCGGCTTTTAGAATACGAATAGCACGCTCAACCGGCACTTTGCCATCCAAAATAATAGGAATTGAAGTGGCTAATTGGGGATTGGGGCTTGAAAAATTGGTAATGACGGCTGCTGATACGGAACGATTAGGGATAATAACAGTATTATTATTAGTATCAAGAATTTGCATTGTTCGCCAACTGATTTCTACAATTCTTCCTTCAATGGTTTGATCCCCAATTTTATGTAATTGAACGTCATCGCCTAATTTGACAATACGATCTAAATTCAGAGCTAATCCTGCAAAAATATCGAGAATTAAGTTTTGTAACGCTAAACCAACAACAATACCCATTGCCCCAGAAGCGGCAAGAACTACAGTTAAATCTTGTTTAAAGACAATCCCAACAATCGCAGTAAAAGCAAGCAGATAAACCAAGAAAGCCGCTAATTGGTTCAATAGACGCGGCGGTTGTGAACCAATAGCGGAGGCAATAAGCCAATCTAAGAAAATATATTGAACCACACGCCTAACAAATACCGCAAGCGCAAGGAATGTGCTAATTCCCAGTAAATAGCCCAACACAAGGTGAGCCATACCAATACCCGCTAAACCAATGGCTTGGTAGGCTTCTCCGCCATAAAAAATAAGACTGCCAAATAAAGCAACAAGTATCAGTGGAAAAAAAAGTTCTTTAAAGACTTTCTTATTTTTTGGCAGAGAATTTTCCATATATATCAATCTATTGTTAAGCTAATTTAAAACGCTGTACTTGAGTATGAGTTTCTCTAATGACATCGGCTAATTTTAGCATGGTAGCACTAATCTCTTCAGCGGCTGCCGCATTTTCTTGACCGCCTGATTGAATTTTGCTCACTTGTTCTGAAATCCATTCAATCGAGGCAGATTGTTGGGTGATTGCGCTGGAAATAAATTCGACCGCACTGCCACTTTCCTGCGCCGCTTTGGCAATGTCTTCAACGGCGATTCTCGTTTGTTGTGCGGTATTAACACTTAACGTAACGCTTTGTGAGGAACTGGTAATTAGCGTGCCAATGTCACGCGCTGAAAGAGAAGCCTCTTCTGCCAACTTGCCGATTTGTTGCGCGACAAAACCAAACCCTAAACCATGCTCCCCAGCACGTACCGCTTCTAAACCCGCATTGAGTGAAAGTAAATGGGTTTTATCAGCAATACGATTGATTTTAGTGGTAATTTGCTCAATGCGTTTATACTCTTCTGAAATTTGTTCAATAATTTCAATGAGTTTGATAAGTTGATCTCGGCCGCTGGCGGCCAATTCTGCCGTCGCAGAAGCCAATTTCCCACTCTTTGTCGTATTTTCAGCAACTTGACCAATAGCGGCTGAA includes:
- a CDS encoding PhoH family protein encodes the protein MRSAPLPQKITATATVSHDFELEPLDNQRLANLCGQFNQHLKQIETRFRVTIHHRGHQFRVMGENTGVQEASQVIQNLYHATSHEQLDPQRIHLFSQAADVEMMQLTSALPVEGADVVIRTRHGVVRGRSLNQRCYLNNIARHDINFGIGPAGTGKTYLAVASAVEALEEERVRRLILVRPAVEAGEKLGFLPGDLAQKVDPYLRPLYDALYEMLGFEKVNKLIERSVIEIAPLAYMRGRTLNDSFIIMDEAQNTTVEQMKMFLTRIGFGSTAVITGDVTQIDLPRSTPSGLKHILNILQEVQGISFTFFDSKDVVRHPLVARIIEAYQAAEDAADLS
- the ybeY gene encoding rRNA maturation RNase YbeY; translation: MMSRQVPLQLDVQYESKANELPSRRQLQQWVLATLHAVGHVQPTELSLRIVDRAEGARLNQTWRQKTGATNVLSFPFENPPGLNLPLLGDIVICAPVVAEEAETQKKPITAHWAHLVIHGVLHLLGFDHTTEAEAQDMERLEIDILTTLHYPNPY
- a CDS encoding HlyC/CorC family transporter, which encodes MNPPSSALSWFERILQVIKRDPLDREGILNLLRDAQQRGLFTPDTLGMIEGALQVSEMHVRDIMIPRAQMVTLELSAPTDKLIQTIVESGHSRFPVIGDSRDDVQGIFLAKDLLDYYANGTVEHFNMREAMRPAIFIPESKRLNVLLRDFRSSRNHIAIVVDEYGGVAGLVTIEDVIEQIVGDIDDEHDFDDQIFIKQRGDNLYSVLALTPIEEFNEFFKTDFSDEEFDTVGGLILQAFGHMPKRGESLQLAGFYFEVIRSNSRRIHLLRVKPLQE
- a CDS encoding 5-formyltetrahydrofolate cyclo-ligase, whose protein sequence is MENDKFSLRRHYSQLRAALTPQEIQHKSEKIAFQFVHLPDLRAEDTVHLFLPIKAKNEINTWYLVEQLRLHYPSIRLMISRSDFTHKTLTHYYLETDTVLVENQYGIPEPIAAKVADSQAIDWVIVPLLCFDQEGFRVGYGQGFYDRFLSTCRPDTKKVGLSLFPPIIKIADRHLFDVRLNRVLDGDFIWTFTDSLFL
- a CDS encoding sterol desaturase family protein; its protein translation is MRHEAIIRLSGFFSVLLLMASWEIIAPKRVLIASKLTRWFNNFALVIFNTLLLRLLFPMAAVGFALWIEQQHWGLFNMIPIPEIIAVIIAVIMLDMVIYGQHVLFHHVPLLWRLHRMHHADVDIDVTTGARFHPIEILLSMGIKFAAILILGAPALAVFIFEMILNLMAMFNHANIRLNATWDKWMRLFVVTPDMHRVHHSVINRETDSNFGFNLSCWDRWFGTYQAQPALGHEKMQIGLLEFREPHYLYLHHLLQIPFLSYSSDNRDHSNHSNGK
- the fur gene encoding ferric iron uptake transcriptional regulator, with product MESHDLKKAGLKATLPRVRVLELLERSQQRHLSAEDVYKALLDSGDDVGLATVYRVLTQFETAGLVIRHHFEGGLSVFELNEGKHHDHIVCVVCGHIEEFTDEVIEQRQESIAKKKGFRIKDHCLYIYGSCQDPNTCPFYDQNN
- a CDS encoding outer membrane protein assembly factor BamE encodes the protein MQKFFTITALLSLLLSGCAVYKIDIQQGNVITQAQLDQLTAGMPAQRVRFIMGTPLLIDVFNENRWDYLYRFKAGHKNDEQHRISLFFDENQLLSHISGDIAVEIRDRPQPNTEPKDDRLPIL
- the hybE gene encoding [NiFe]-hydrogenase assembly chaperone HybE; amino-acid sequence: MRQQEPCERVSELVRCFQHIYQTRMQDMPMVNPALSVDVIGFRTWQQRCVGILITPWFMNLIVLFEQPTEKVSLPHADEKYHYQFPSGHYEFLVCHEESLGLYHSCSLFSPMFDFNSQELAQQTAQHILTLLWQAPEKQIKPKDNEKKTLSRRELLRGKFSAGSS
- a CDS encoding NUDIX domain-containing protein, producing MSEQDYSIIEKQLAYDGYFKILRYRVRYRCFAGDWHDNVVREVFERGHAVAVLPYDPQTDQVILIEQFRIAPAAVNEYPWLMEIVAGIIETGEKIESVAYREMQEEIGCETLELIPMYQAFVSPGGTTETVALFCGRIQANCFSPLHGKAEEQEDIRAHLISRTTALSWLAEGKIRSLSAITALQWLALHYAQVQEQWGDGK
- a CDS encoding mechanosensitive ion channel family protein → MENSLPKNKKVFKELFFPLILVALFGSLIFYGGEAYQAIGLAGIGMAHLVLGYLLGISTFLALAVFVRRVVQYIFLDWLIASAIGSQPPRLLNQLAAFLVYLLAFTAIVGIVFKQDLTVVLAASGAMGIVVGLALQNLILDIFAGLALNLDRIVKLGDDVQLHKIGDQTIEGRIVEISWRTMQILDTNNNTVIIPNRSVSAAVITNFSSPNPQLATSIPIILDGKVPVERAIRILKAASIEALSVVFPDTPVIEPIISVTEIIHVPRSVKYNIYVHTPFEKRARTRNMIQQHVLKHLSFAGVRPAQHALPDIAHLTILITMTELFHGVEESDARWIATYARLKVVEANQTVTQRGEIAEVIFLVLEGLLTAESRHTIGTKSRQLQLLSPGSMIGGTAMLMNDVYEATVSSKTICLLLEINYQLLEKILAQCPKLIDIIIHNVTQLVVRKGVAEKSQWQMQEADVAAEILRNLKRHLSI